The following coding sequences lie in one Mycoplasma crocodyli MP145 genomic window:
- the rlmB gene encoding 23S rRNA (guanosine(2251)-2'-O)-methyltransferase RlmB, whose translation MKQLIMCGKNSVLDALQNNWPIQKVLLLHENNKHLFKNVNFPVEVVRRDKFDELTNENHQGFIALIKEINYDNLNSLINDNPKLVLVLDHIQDPHNLGAVIRSANAAGVKHIILPRDRSAEINSTVIKVSSGGFIGIKFIRVNSISATITWLKNNGFWVFSSALDKNSKKHNQINYPYKSVLVVGNEGSGVSKSTLNVCDETIYIEQFGSVQSLNVSVATGILLFEMIEKIKE comes from the coding sequence ATGAAACAATTAATAATGTGTGGTAAAAATTCTGTACTTGATGCTTTACAAAATAACTGACCAATTCAAAAGGTTTTACTACTACACGAAAATAACAAGCATCTTTTTAAAAATGTAAATTTTCCTGTTGAGGTAGTTAGACGTGACAAGTTTGACGAACTAACAAATGAAAACCATCAAGGTTTTATTGCATTAATTAAAGAAATTAATTATGATAATTTAAATTCTTTAATTAATGATAATCCTAAATTGGTTTTAGTTCTTGACCATATTCAAGATCCACATAATTTAGGGGCGGTTATAAGAAGTGCTAATGCTGCAGGTGTTAAGCACATAATTTTACCAAGAGATAGAAGTGCTGAGATAAATTCAACTGTTATTAAAGTTTCAAGCGGTGGATTTATAGGCATTAAGTTTATACGAGTAAATAGTATTTCAGCTACAATTACTTGATTAAAAAATAATGGCTTTTGAGTTTTTTCTTCGGCACTTGATAAGAATTCTAAGAAACACAATCAAATAAATTATCCTTATAAAAGTGTTTTGGTAGTTGGTAATGAAGGAAGTGGTGTATCTAAAAGTACACTAAATGTGTGTGATGAAACAATTTATATCGAACAATTTGGAAGTGTTCAATCATTAAATGTTTCGGTTGCAACAGGAATTTTACTTTTTGAAATGATTGAAAAAATCAAGGAGTAA
- a CDS encoding class I tRNA ligase family protein, whose amino-acid sequence MLKIYVCGPTVYNDLHIGNIRPILNFDLMLRAYRNTGKDFILIHNITDIDDKIINKALEENVDELVISQRYANQYIKLLQELNIKTISHLEYVRDNLDVMKKYIENIRQNKDAYLDKEGNVLFDVEKNKKAYGTVSNQKIEQMVFEQENSTKKHPSDFSLWKKTNVGVKFNSQFGEGRPGWHTECCAIIDKHFPGQGVDIHGGGIDLKFPHHENENIQHYSLYKKPLAKNWIHCGHINYNGEKMSKSLGNVILAKDFLEEHGSNTFRMILLLADITSPMNLSDSLIENSKKIYAKIKQVAFKNFLLDANKIIDLNEELYIELNSLVANLKNSDFNFNVNNLLKQLNKNFDSKLATTLVKVFEDLGFNFEQYTFKDFKIIYQNWQNLLLNKTFDEADKLRKILIKNNLI is encoded by the coding sequence ATGTTAAAAATATATGTTTGTGGTCCTACTGTTTATAATGATTTACATATCGGTAATATTAGACCTATTTTAAATTTCGATTTGATGTTAAGAGCTTATAGAAACACTGGAAAAGATTTTATTTTGATTCATAATATCACCGATATAGATGACAAGATAATCAATAAAGCCCTAGAAGAAAACGTTGATGAATTAGTTATATCTCAACGTTATGCTAACCAATATATTAAATTGTTGCAAGAACTAAACATTAAAACAATATCACATCTTGAGTATGTTCGAGATAATTTAGATGTAATGAAAAAATACATTGAAAATATAAGACAAAATAAAGATGCTTATTTAGATAAAGAAGGTAATGTTCTTTTTGATGTTGAAAAAAACAAAAAAGCTTATGGTACAGTCTCAAACCAAAAAATTGAACAAATGGTTTTTGAGCAAGAAAACTCAACAAAAAAACATCCAAGCGATTTTTCATTATGAAAAAAAACAAATGTTGGTGTTAAATTCAATAGCCAATTTGGTGAAGGAAGACCCGGTTGACATACAGAATGTTGCGCTATTATTGATAAGCATTTTCCAGGTCAAGGAGTTGACATTCATGGTGGTGGAATTGATTTAAAATTCCCACATCATGAAAATGAAAATATTCAACATTATTCGCTTTATAAAAAACCACTTGCTAAAAATTGAATTCACTGTGGACATATAAATTACAATGGTGAAAAAATGTCTAAATCTTTAGGGAATGTAATTTTAGCTAAGGATTTTTTAGAAGAACATGGAAGTAATACTTTTAGAATGATTCTACTGTTAGCTGATATCACTTCACCTATGAACTTGAGTGATAGTTTAATTGAAAATTCAAAAAAGATTTATGCTAAAATAAAACAAGTTGCATTTAAAAACTTTCTACTTGATGCAAATAAAATTATTGATTTAAATGAAGAGTTATATATTGAACTAAACTCACTAGTAGCGAATCTAAAAAATAGTGATTTTAATTTTAATGTTAATAATTTACTAAAACAACTTAATAAGAATTTTGATTCAAAATTAGCTACAACATTAGTGAAGGTTTTTGAAGATCTAGGCTTTAATTTTGAACAATACACTTTTAAGGATTTCAAAATTATTTATCAAAATTGACAAAATTTATTACTTAATAAAACATTTGACGAAGCAGACAAATTAAGAAAAATACTAATTAAAAACAATCTAATATAA
- a CDS encoding amino acid permease, translated as MNNKNNETEYELLGRANLPKKKNINFFTGILIVIGSSMGAGIFFKSKAVLESNSYSLVFAIISWVIASLAIVMMGVSLLEISTKNKGNLSIVGWNHRFNKWMTYQMSKNFSLYINAALTYFFMPLYAIMSFQDGARIFGFYNFNTKADWAIWTTIILIFNTYFILSSGLSSKWATIQNNVTLIFKFIAIISTIIIGFSIFAFQSKSGNGLDIHWLPKQIDTTNRPSSFLGIAPFGGLFISWAGIFFAYDGFYVSTGIEEELKDKKKTPYVLLMGLSVVTIIHLIIAIAMSINGKGDFKEYAQFLSQRKLGWIYGLTNFSISIGVIGIINGFSLWIPKFIEELIRMKDIPFYKKLANKTNESLPKVGVKYALILIQPTTLLFCIIGSTLYFPYDDPSGYHDLYGSGMSNLYNFADLMSNWISLLAFGFIALAFYGAIFESKKNPKHFPKWFKYVNWFVTIFLLAVVLINFIAPFVDIWLIIYEKNRLTYDVYIQTLRGRILSLIVLTGFILVITLPQFIAKIKGLKRKKTFIENNQC; from the coding sequence ATGAATAATAAAAATAATGAAACAGAATATGAACTGTTAGGTCGGGCTAATCTTCCAAAAAAGAAAAATATAAACTTTTTTACCGGGATATTAATAGTAATCGGCTCATCAATGGGAGCCGGTATTTTCTTTAAATCAAAAGCAGTTTTAGAAAGTAATTCTTACTCTCTAGTTTTTGCCATAATATCTTGAGTCATAGCTTCATTAGCAATTGTAATGATGGGAGTTTCCCTTCTTGAAATTTCAACCAAAAATAAAGGAAACCTTTCAATAGTCGGTTGAAATCATAGGTTTAATAAATGAATGACATATCAAATGTCAAAGAATTTTTCTCTTTATATCAATGCAGCTTTAACTTACTTTTTTATGCCTCTTTATGCCATAATGTCTTTCCAAGATGGAGCAAGGATTTTTGGTTTTTATAACTTTAATACTAAAGCAGATTGAGCTATTTGAACAACAATTATATTAATATTTAATACATATTTTATACTCTCTTCTGGATTAAGTTCAAAGTGAGCTACAATTCAAAATAATGTCACTTTAATCTTCAAATTTATTGCCATTATTTCTACAATAATAATTGGTTTTAGTATATTTGCATTTCAAAGCAAATCTGGAAATGGACTTGATATACATTGATTACCCAAACAAATTGATACAACAAATAGACCAAGTTCATTTTTAGGAATAGCGCCATTTGGTGGTTTATTTATTTCTTGAGCAGGGATTTTCTTCGCATATGACGGATTTTATGTTTCAACTGGAATTGAAGAAGAATTAAAAGATAAGAAAAAAACACCTTATGTTTTACTAATGGGACTAAGTGTTGTAACGATAATCCATCTTATAATAGCAATAGCAATGTCTATAAATGGTAAAGGTGATTTTAAAGAATATGCGCAATTTTTATCCCAAAGAAAACTTGGTTGAATTTATGGACTAACAAACTTTTCAATATCTATTGGAGTCATAGGTATTATCAATGGATTTAGTTTATGAATTCCTAAATTTATTGAAGAATTAATAAGAATGAAAGATATACCTTTTTATAAAAAATTAGCTAACAAAACCAACGAATCACTTCCTAAAGTTGGAGTTAAATATGCGCTTATCTTAATTCAACCAACTACATTATTATTCTGTATTATTGGTTCAACATTATATTTTCCATATGATGATCCAAGTGGATATCATGACCTATACGGTAGTGGAATGAGTAATTTATATAACTTTGCTGATCTCATGTCGAATTGAATCTCTTTACTGGCTTTTGGCTTTATTGCCTTGGCATTTTATGGTGCTATTTTTGAGAGTAAAAAGAATCCGAAGCATTTTCCTAAATGATTTAAGTATGTGAATTGATTTGTAACAATCTTTCTTCTTGCTGTTGTTCTAATAAATTTTATTGCACCCTTCGTTGATATTTGATTAATTATTTATGAAAAAAATAGACTAACCTATGATGTTTACATACAAACATTAAGGGGTCGAATCTTGTCTCTTATTGTATTGACCGGGTTTATTTTAGTAATAACTTTACCTCAATTCATTGCAAAAATTAAAGGTTTAAAAAGGAAAAAAACTTTTATAGAAAATAATCAATGTTAA
- the rpoE gene encoding DNA-directed RNA polymerase subunit delta, protein MKTMLDLAIEFLSENKDQDYEFDQIFNHVEENLKSSWEANFVSDRNNYEQVRTKKLGELYRLLTVDGSFIRTHEGLWQLNQQKFN, encoded by the coding sequence ATGAAAACGATGTTAGATTTAGCTATTGAATTCCTAAGTGAAAACAAAGATCAAGATTATGAATTTGATCAAATTTTCAACCATGTTGAGGAAAATTTGAAAAGCAGTTGAGAAGCAAACTTTGTGAGCGATAGAAACAACTACGAACAAGTTAGAACAAAAAAACTTGGAGAGTTATATAGATTATTAACTGTTGATGGAAGTTTTATAAGAACTCATGAAGGTTTATGACAACTAAATCAACAAAAGTTTAATTAG
- the fba gene encoding class II fructose-1,6-bisphosphate aldolase: protein MALVNAKNMLSEAKKGKYAIPHININNLEWAKAVLLTAQAEKSPVIVATSEGALKYMGGFETVSGMVKGLIKDLNITVPVALHLDHGSYEGALKALNSGYTSIMFDGSHYNFEENYKKTSELVKLAKEKNMSFEAEVGTIGGEEDGIVGNGEFADPDQAKKMAQLGIDVLAAGIGNIHGPYPTTWKSLSFETLEKISKAAGIGIVLHGGSGIPSDQIKKAISLGVTKINVNTELQQSNHQALRKYIESGKDLEGKNFDPRKLYKDGYEAMCKTVKDKIHEFGSNNKA, encoded by the coding sequence ATGGCATTAGTAAACGCAAAAAATATGCTTTCAGAAGCAAAAAAAGGAAAGTATGCAATTCCTCATATCAATATCAATAACTTAGAATGAGCAAAAGCTGTTTTATTAACAGCACAAGCAGAAAAATCACCAGTTATTGTAGCAACAAGTGAAGGTGCATTAAAATACATGGGAGGGTTTGAAACTGTTTCAGGAATGGTTAAAGGTTTAATTAAAGATTTAAACATCACAGTTCCAGTTGCTCTTCACCTAGACCATGGTTCATATGAAGGGGCTTTAAAAGCTCTTAACTCAGGATATACATCAATTATGTTTGATGGAAGTCATTACAATTTTGAAGAAAACTACAAAAAAACATCAGAACTTGTTAAATTAGCAAAAGAAAAAAATATGTCTTTTGAAGCCGAAGTTGGAACAATTGGTGGTGAAGAAGATGGAATAGTTGGAAATGGTGAATTTGCCGATCCTGATCAAGCTAAGAAAATGGCTCAATTAGGTATTGATGTTTTAGCAGCTGGAATTGGTAATATTCATGGACCATACCCAACAACATGAAAATCATTAAGTTTTGAAACTTTAGAAAAAATTTCTAAGGCTGCTGGAATAGGGATTGTTTTACATGGTGGTTCAGGAATCCCTAGTGATCAAATTAAAAAAGCTATAAGCTTAGGAGTAACAAAAATAAATGTTAACACTGAATTACAACAATCAAATCATCAAGCTTTAAGAAAATACATTGAAAGTGGCAAAGACCTTGAAGGAAAAAACTTTGACCCTCGTAAATTGTACAAAGATGGTTATGAAGCAATGTGTAAAACAGTTAAAGATAAAATTCACGAATTTGGTTCAAATAATAAAGCATAA
- a CDS encoding thermonuclease family protein: MKKILVGLIVFLSIFFGSSCQHFDFKNNSINKKEEVPIKKDIDLNTVNIEVVSIIDGDTLIAKEGSEHYTVRLYGIDTPETLKKGNENKLAKYENFYAQRAKNYLSDLVKNSSNLLKAHFITHDDYKRKVCILYDHNNDIINKKIVENGYGIVYYITNNKNNKKFLIKNKTQKEFYKDIIESQEKAKIKRIGIWSETYFNDVYFGRNSSVF; the protein is encoded by the coding sequence ATGAAGAAGATATTAGTGGGATTAATTGTTTTTTTATCAATATTTTTTGGTAGCTCATGCCAACACTTTGATTTTAAAAATAATTCAATTAATAAAAAAGAAGAAGTTCCAATAAAAAAAGATATTGATCTTAATACTGTGAATATAGAAGTAGTTAGCATAATAGATGGTGATACTCTAATAGCAAAAGAAGGAAGTGAACATTACACAGTTAGATTATATGGAATAGACACACCTGAGACACTTAAAAAAGGAAACGAAAACAAATTAGCAAAATACGAAAACTTTTATGCACAAAGAGCAAAAAATTATCTTTCAGATTTAGTAAAAAATAGTTCTAATTTACTGAAAGCTCATTTCATAACACATGATGATTACAAAAGAAAAGTTTGTATTTTGTATGATCATAATAATGATATTATTAATAAAAAAATAGTTGAAAATGGCTATGGGATAGTCTATTACATAACAAATAACAAAAATAATAAAAAGTTTTTAATTAAGAACAAAACTCAAAAAGAATTCTATAAAGATATAATAGAATCACAAGAAAAAGCTAAGATTAAAAGAATAGGAATTTGAAGTGAAACTTATTTTAATGATGTGTATTTTGGAAGAAATTCATCTGTTTTTTAA
- the mip gene encoding Ig-specific serine endopeptidase MIP, with the protein MRKAKKIIVSLVVAMNIGIGTVSLVSCNNDNLKLEKDDKKNKENNLEKKFDFKNLDINVEYKGAEPVGAKYANETLTSDYKAIIPEEYKDKVDVKVVGLQNPNALNGTLEVHYELIDKTNPKNKIEKTQIIKGFLTNPFGVFRNGDISGNNKLDVGDKTAYISKSNLDRFNFDNSNYLPKITPRGDFKPAFEYVENSFTNNFLSTLDEKAKGKMQETYTNAKYKGFSIPYLDKDGKAIALNVNEGTEVGKGPSLVDAYSDEQYSLGLARTLPNEKYKKIALQTFSIYISTPGVGEEKGVATYGTSWILDYQLPENGKYPTKWYIGTNLHVSQYMNLPNEPIYNTRSNTKKTTTIQFNRLTPNAGIRTKFRTTAYGETFENWAFDTTNSKGESPFRTVYAGLNFLKTSPKDYLPESSSLRDTEEMIDFAVIEIDFEKFDLSRVDVWTADKKVPKDYKTAEDLARDMTNGYAEHPENHIKFIRNSYLKDYDRINIPLINNPIDPNFKENKKLTEYDSLFALGYPMTASGNFVDHFLDLYQDAADLEAGPRSVSLWVNGRRKWYGNLVESETSDKKINEDILNAGNYLSYELGYRTFVNKPGIQDAMIGNPINGVKPFEYFAREDKIGELPENIGNPTKPEGFRNRYLGYGINYLLRHYSPGGGASGTSVRNQDNEMVGIVHVANWSALTSLTAAFRSEGVDYGDYYGPYKMEQYDLIYGGGENQRLSYREALKELYKDKNVKTNLFKNGLEKEQIPDEFKFNNVQKIDPSK; encoded by the coding sequence ATGAGAAAAGCGAAAAAAATTATAGTAAGTTTAGTTGTTGCAATGAATATCGGAATTGGTACAGTAAGTTTAGTTTCTTGTAACAACGATAATTTAAAACTAGAAAAAGATGATAAAAAAAATAAAGAAAATAATTTAGAAAAGAAATTTGATTTTAAAAATTTAGATATTAATGTTGAATATAAAGGAGCAGAACCAGTAGGAGCTAAATATGCTAACGAAACTTTAACTTCAGATTATAAAGCAATAATTCCAGAAGAATATAAAGATAAAGTCGATGTTAAAGTTGTAGGATTACAAAATCCTAACGCTTTAAATGGAACTCTTGAAGTACATTATGAATTAATTGATAAAACAAATCCAAAAAACAAAATTGAAAAAACACAAATTATTAAAGGGTTTTTAACCAATCCTTTTGGTGTATTTAGAAACGGTGATATAAGCGGAAATAATAAACTTGATGTTGGTGATAAAACAGCTTATATTAGTAAATCAAATCTTGACAGATTTAATTTTGATAATTCTAATTATCTACCTAAAATTACCCCAAGAGGTGATTTTAAACCAGCTTTTGAATATGTTGAAAATAGTTTTACAAATAATTTTTTAAGCACACTTGATGAAAAAGCAAAAGGTAAAATGCAAGAAACATATACAAATGCTAAGTATAAAGGTTTTTCAATTCCTTACTTAGATAAAGATGGAAAGGCAATTGCTCTTAATGTTAATGAAGGAACAGAAGTTGGAAAAGGTCCTTCATTAGTGGATGCCTATTCTGATGAACAGTATTCATTAGGGTTAGCTAGAACACTCCCAAATGAAAAATACAAAAAAATAGCTCTACAAACTTTTTCTATATATATTAGTACTCCTGGTGTAGGAGAGGAAAAGGGAGTTGCTACTTATGGAACAAGTTGAATTCTTGATTATCAACTTCCTGAAAACGGAAAATACCCTACAAAGTGATACATAGGAACAAACTTGCACGTTTCACAATACATGAATTTACCAAATGAACCTATTTATAATACTAGAAGTAACACTAAAAAAACAACAACAATTCAGTTTAATAGATTAACTCCAAATGCTGGAATTAGAACTAAATTCAGAACAACAGCGTATGGTGAAACTTTTGAAAATTGGGCATTTGATACAACAAATTCAAAAGGAGAAAGTCCATTTAGAACAGTTTATGCTGGTTTAAATTTCTTAAAAACATCTCCAAAAGATTACTTACCTGAAAGTTCAAGTTTAAGAGATACAGAAGAAATGATTGACTTTGCAGTTATCGAAATTGATTTTGAAAAATTTGATTTAAGTAGAGTTGATGTTTGAACCGCTGATAAAAAAGTTCCTAAAGATTATAAAACAGCTGAAGATTTAGCTAGAGATATGACAAATGGATATGCAGAGCATCCAGAAAATCACATTAAATTTATAAGAAATTCTTACTTAAAAGATTATGATAGAATAAATATTCCTTTAATAAATAATCCTATTGATCCTAATTTTAAAGAAAATAAAAAACTTACAGAATATGATAGTCTTTTTGCATTGGGATACCCAATGACTGCATCAGGTAATTTTGTAGATCACTTCCTAGATTTATATCAAGATGCAGCTGATTTAGAAGCTGGACCAAGATCTGTCAGTTTATGAGTAAACGGACGTAGAAAATGATATGGAAATCTTGTTGAATCAGAAACAAGTGACAAGAAAATAAATGAAGATATTCTAAATGCAGGTAATTACTTATCATATGAATTAGGATATAGAACCTTTGTTAATAAACCAGGTATACAAGACGCTATGATTGGAAATCCAATAAATGGAGTTAAACCATTTGAATACTTCGCTAGAGAAGATAAAATTGGTGAATTACCAGAAAATATTGGAAATCCAACTAAACCAGAAGGATTTAGAAATAGATATTTAGGTTATGGAATTAACTATTTACTTAGACACTATTCACCAGGTGGTGGAGCTAGTGGTACAAGTGTAAGAAACCAAGATAATGAAATGGTTGGAATAGTACACGTTGCAAACTGATCCGCACTAACTAGTTTAACAGCTGCTTTTAGAAGTGAAGGTGTTGATTATGGTGATTATTATGGACCATACAAAATGGAACAATATGACTTAATTTATGGTGGTGGAGAAAACCAAAGATTATCATATAGAGAAGCTTTAAAAGAGTTATACAAAGACAAAAACGTTAAAACTAATTTATTTAAAAACGGTCTTGAAAAAGAACAAATTCCTGATGAATTTAAATTTAATAATGTCCAAAAAATTGATCCAAGCAAATAA
- the mip gene encoding Ig-specific serine endopeptidase MIP — MLKRKKILTNLLLVANVPLVAASFIACKTNNDVDKNKDGKKEEEKNNVIDLNKIEVSIKYKGAEPLAMKFANETLSTDYEAVIPAEYIDKLEVKIIGMQNPSAKNGTLDVNYEVIEKGNEKNKLEKTQVFSGFQTNPFDVFRNGDISGNKRLDVGDKTSYIKKTTLERFDFDNTNYLPFITPREDRVSSAVYPTNNFDNKYLAELNNKARSKMQENYEYAKYKGFSVPFLDENGKATALNVNEGTEVGKGPSKVDAYSDEQYSLGLARTLPNETYKKIGLQTYSLFINSPGIGGNYGTTWILDYKIPENGKYPTKWYFGTNVHVAMYMNLDKETTYNTRNTTNLSNTIQFNRLTKDAGIRTTLRTTAFGSTFENWSFDTRNNKGESAFKTVYMGLNFLNSSPKDYLPTDSKLKDTEEMIDFAVFEVDFTKFDLSTVNVRTADVDTGRKYTSAEELARDMTNGYADNKDAQISFLKNSYLKDYSKIGIPLINNEIDPVYKANPNATYDSLFALGYPVTNSAAFLDHFLDEYKDTADLQAAKRSVSLWVNGRRKWYGNLTESETSDKKIDEKVLNAGNYLSYEIGYRTFIDKPGIQDSMIGNPLSGLKPFEYLVANGKESELPETINSPKKPDGFKNRYLGYGINYLLRHFSPGGGASGTSVRNQKNEMVGIVHVSNWSALTALVAAFRSEGVDYGGYYGPYKMEQYDLIYGGGKNQRLSYREALKHMYSSETGFKTNLFKERAW, encoded by the coding sequence ATGTTAAAAAGAAAAAAAATACTAACAAACTTATTATTAGTTGCAAACGTGCCACTAGTTGCAGCATCATTTATTGCATGTAAAACAAATAACGATGTTGATAAAAACAAAGACGGAAAAAAAGAAGAAGAGAAAAATAATGTTATCGATTTAAATAAAATTGAAGTAAGCATTAAATATAAAGGTGCAGAACCTTTAGCAATGAAATTCGCTAACGAGACTTTATCGACTGATTATGAAGCTGTTATTCCAGCGGAATATATCGATAAACTAGAAGTTAAAATTATCGGAATGCAAAATCCAAGTGCTAAAAACGGAACGCTAGATGTTAATTACGAAGTTATAGAAAAAGGAAATGAGAAAAATAAATTGGAAAAAACTCAAGTTTTTAGTGGTTTCCAAACTAATCCTTTTGATGTGTTTAGAAACGGTGATATAAGTGGTAATAAAAGGCTAGATGTTGGTGATAAAACTTCTTACATCAAAAAAACAACATTAGAAAGATTTGATTTTGATAATACTAACTATCTTCCTTTTATTACTCCAAGAGAGGATAGAGTAAGTTCAGCTGTATATCCAACTAATAATTTTGATAATAAATATTTAGCAGAACTAAATAACAAAGCAAGATCAAAAATGCAAGAAAACTATGAATATGCTAAATATAAAGGTTTTTCAGTTCCATTTTTAGATGAAAATGGAAAAGCAACTGCTTTAAATGTTAATGAAGGTACTGAAGTAGGAAAAGGTCCTTCGAAAGTTGATGCTTATTCTGATGAACAATATTCATTAGGTCTTGCTAGAACTCTTCCAAATGAAACATACAAAAAAATTGGACTTCAAACTTATTCATTGTTTATAAACTCTCCTGGAATAGGTGGAAATTATGGAACCACATGAATTCTTGACTATAAAATTCCAGAAAATGGAAAGTATCCAACAAAATGATACTTTGGAACAAACGTTCACGTTGCAATGTATATGAATTTAGATAAAGAAACAACTTATAACACAAGAAATACTACTAACTTATCTAATACAATTCAGTTTAATAGATTAACAAAAGATGCAGGAATTAGAACAACATTAAGAACTACAGCTTTTGGTTCAACTTTTGAAAATTGATCGTTTGATACAAGAAATAATAAAGGTGAGAGCGCATTTAAAACAGTTTATATGGGGTTAAACTTCTTAAATTCATCTCCTAAAGATTATCTGCCAACAGATTCAAAATTAAAAGACACAGAAGAAATGATTGACTTTGCTGTTTTTGAAGTTGATTTTACTAAATTTGACTTATCAACAGTAAATGTAAGAACTGCAGATGTAGATACTGGAAGAAAATATACTAGTGCTGAAGAACTTGCAAGGGATATGACAAATGGATATGCAGATAACAAAGACGCTCAAATTTCATTCCTTAAAAATTCTTACTTAAAAGATTATTCAAAAATCGGAATACCTCTTATTAATAATGAAATAGACCCAGTCTATAAAGCCAATCCAAATGCAACATATGACAGTTTATTTGCTCTTGGATATCCTGTAACTAATTCAGCCGCTTTTCTAGATCACTTTTTAGATGAATATAAAGATACAGCGGATTTACAAGCTGCAAAACGTTCAGTTAGTTTATGAGTAAACGGTCGTAGAAAATGATATGGAAATTTAACAGAATCAGAAACAAGTGATAAGAAAATTGATGAAAAAGTTTTAAACGCAGGTAATTACTTATCATATGAAATTGGTTATAGAACCTTCATTGATAAACCAGGTATTCAAGATTCGATGATTGGAAATCCTCTTAGTGGATTAAAACCATTCGAATATTTAGTTGCCAATGGAAAAGAAAGTGAATTGCCCGAAACTATTAATAGTCCAAAAAAACCTGATGGATTTAAAAACAGATATTTAGGTTATGGAATTAACTACTTATTAAGACACTTTTCACCGGGTGGTGGAGCTAGTGGTACAAGTGTAAGAAATCAAAAAAATGAAATGGTTGGAATAGTACACGTTTCAAACTGGTCTGCACTAACTGCTTTAGTGGCAGCTTTTAGAAGTGAAGGTGTTGATTATGGTGGTTATTATGGACCATACAAAATGGAACAATATGACTTAATATATGGTGGTGGAAAAAACCAAAGATTATCATATAGAGAAGCTTTAAAACACATGTACTCTTCCGAAACCGGCTTTAAAACAAACTTATTTAAAGAAAGGGCTTGATAA
- a CDS encoding 16S rRNA pseudouridine(516) synthase, producing MRIEKWLSDVTDYTRSEIKNLLKNNRVYINGRLYDETIKYNEFNSLRIDGIDYATDKYVYIMLNKPQGYITSNKDELYPSVFNLIDVPRKNLIAYGRLDVDTEGLLVLSDNHKLCHELLAPKKHVFKKYLVQVDKQLEPNLIDIFKQGFSIGEDKNTLPSKLEIIDNFTCYLTISEGKFHQVKRMFKTNGYNVIFLKRVSFKNIILDEKLKPSQWRFLSSDEINDLIN from the coding sequence ATGAGAATTGAAAAATGATTATCTGATGTTACTGATTATACTCGAAGTGAAATTAAGAATTTACTTAAAAATAACCGTGTTTATATTAATGGAAGATTATACGATGAAACTATTAAATACAACGAATTTAATTCACTGAGAATTGACGGAATTGACTATGCGACAGATAAATATGTTTATATAATGTTAAATAAACCACAAGGTTATATTACTTCGAATAAGGACGAATTATACCCAAGTGTATTTAATTTAATTGATGTACCACGTAAAAATTTAATAGCTTATGGAAGACTTGATGTAGATACTGAAGGACTATTAGTTTTAAGTGATAATCACAAACTTTGCCATGAACTATTAGCCCCTAAAAAACACGTTTTTAAAAAATATTTGGTTCAAGTCGATAAACAACTTGAACCAAATTTAATTGATATTTTTAAACAAGGTTTTAGTATTGGAGAAGATAAAAATACATTGCCTTCTAAACTTGAAATAATTGATAATTTTACTTGTTATTTGACTATTAGTGAAGGTAAATTTCATCAAGTAAAAAGAATGTTTAAAACTAATGGATACAATGTAATTTTTCTAAAAAGAGTATCTTTTAAAAATATTATACTTGATGAAAAATTAAAACCTTCTCAGTGAAGGTTTCTAAGTTCTGATGAGATTAATGATTTAATAAACTAA